Below is a genomic region from Citrobacter telavivensis.
GGACAAATACGATGGTACGGGTGGCGTCGTCTTGTTTCAGCAGGTGCTTCAGCAGTTCGAATTTGTGCTCGAAGTTATCCGCACGGTAATACCACTGATGAATCTTCTTACGCTCGCGGGTTGATGGTGTCGCAGAGACTTCAACCGGCTCTTCCAGCAGACGCTCGGCGAAATCTTTAATCGCATCGCCTTCCAGCGTGGCGGAGAACAGCATAGTCTGTTTACGCCAGCGCGTTTCCCCGGCGATGTGCTCGATGTCCTGGGCAAAGCCCATATCCAGCATTCGGTCAGCTTCGTCGAGGATCAGCGTTTCCACGGCGCGGCAGTCAAAATTCTCTTCTTTAATATACTGCATCAGACGCCCGGTGGTGGCGACCACGATATCCTGGTTTTCGCTGAACACTTCGGCGTGGTTCATGTACGCTACGCCGCCGGTAATCGTCGCGATATCCAGGTGGGTGTTTTTGGCCAGTTCACGGGCATGATCGGCGACCTGCATTGCCAGTTCGCGTGTCGGCGTCAGGATCAAAATACGCGGCGGACCGGATTTTTTACGCGGAAAGTCGAGCAGGTGCTGCAACGCTGGCAGCAGATACGCCGCCGTTTTACCGGTGCCTGTCGGCGCAGAACCGAGTACGTCACGGCCTTCGAGCGCAGGCGGAATGGCGGCAGCCTGAATGGCGGTCGGGCGAGTGAAACCTTTTTCCTGGAGGGCATCCAGCAGGCTTTCATCGAGTTCAAGTTCGGAAAAAGTCGTTACAGTCATGTTCTACCTCTGTGTGGGGCGCTGATTATAGACGTTACGGCTGCAATCTTCATCTGTTTGTATGGATATCGCTTCTCAGGTATTGTTTTCACCAGGTGCTGTTGCCGTTTTTCCTGCAAGGTTTTTAATTCATGCCTCAGTCTACATCCGTCCTTCGTCGTAATGGATTTACTTTTAAACAGTTTTTTGTCGCGCACGATCGTTGTGCGATGAAAGTCGGTACAGATGGGATTCTGTTAGGGGCATGGGCACCGGTGGCAGGTGTAAAGCGGATCCTTGATATCGGGACCGGCAGCGGCCTGTTGGCGCTGATGCTGGCGCAGCGTACCGATGAA
It encodes:
- the srmB gene encoding ATP-dependent RNA helicase SrmB; translated protein: MTVTTFSELELDESLLDALQEKGFTRPTAIQAAAIPPALEGRDVLGSAPTGTGKTAAYLLPALQHLLDFPRKKSGPPRILILTPTRELAMQVADHARELAKNTHLDIATITGGVAYMNHAEVFSENQDIVVATTGRLMQYIKEENFDCRAVETLILDEADRMLDMGFAQDIEHIAGETRWRKQTMLFSATLEGDAIKDFAERLLEEPVEVSATPSTRERKKIHQWYYRADNFEHKFELLKHLLKQDDATRTIVFVRKRERVHELAEKLRLAGINNCYLEGEMAQVKRNEGINRLTDGRVNVLVATDVAARGIDIPDVSHVINFDMPRSGDTYLHRIGRTGRAGRKGTAISLVEAHDHLLLLKIGRYIEEPLKSRVIDELRPTSRAPSEKMTGKPSKKTLAKREEKKKEKDKDKPRVKKRHRDTKNIGKRRKPSTATTPQESNEE